The Sporosarcina luteola genome contains a region encoding:
- a CDS encoding isoprenylcysteine carboxyl methyltransferase family protein, producing the protein MMIGIIVSLIILQRILELFIAKRNEKWMKDQGAFEAGASHYPFMVAMHVFFFIALISEVLLFQRQLSAIWPMWLAIFLAAQILRVWCLATLGKFWNTKIIVLPNAQVVRKGPYKWLRHPNYIIVATELLVLPLLFNALITAVVFSLLNIWMMSVRIPAEEQALRKATNYTEEYQLNK; encoded by the coding sequence ATGATGATCGGTATTATCGTATCCTTGATCATTTTGCAGCGGATTCTTGAATTGTTCATTGCGAAGCGAAACGAAAAATGGATGAAAGACCAAGGCGCCTTTGAAGCAGGCGCATCCCATTATCCATTTATGGTAGCTATGCATGTATTCTTTTTTATCGCACTCATTTCCGAGGTTTTATTGTTCCAACGCCAGCTCTCTGCAATATGGCCGATGTGGTTGGCGATATTCTTGGCGGCGCAAATCCTGAGAGTTTGGTGCCTCGCTACATTAGGGAAGTTCTGGAACACAAAAATCATTGTCCTCCCAAATGCGCAGGTCGTGCGGAAAGGACCGTACAAATGGCTTCGACATCCAAATTACATCATCGTTGCTACAGAGCTTCTTGTATTGCCGTTATTATTCAATGCCTTAATTACTGCAGTCGTCTTTTCCTTACTCAATATTTGGATGATGTCTGTCCGGATTCCAGCCGAGGAACAAGCACTTCGGAAAGCGACGAATTATACCGAGGAATACCAGTTGAATAAATGA
- the nhaC gene encoding Na+/H+ antiporter NhaC: MFQIKAIHSPKIWESALLVFGIVAMISVSIIKFDSVPHLPILFSILLLIGYGLLRGISFRKLEKGLVEGAGAGMGAVFLFFFIGILISSWMMSGTIPSLIYAGFHLITPTFFFAIVFAVTAIVGISIGSSLTTVATVGVAFIGMASVLELSLPIAAGAIVSGAFFGDKMSPLSDTTNLASSIVGVDLFEHIRNMGWTTVPAFILSFVLFGVISPDVTTGEFDKIAMFQETLLETGMIHWYTVIPLVALFILTILKVPAFLTLAISSAVAVVLSFLHQSIGFSQVLGILFSGYVSTTGVGDVDALLTRGGMESMMFTVALVLLALSMGGLLFTLGIVQSLLAQVEMLLKKVSSVIMASAMTAIGINVLIGEQYLSILLTGQAFQTQYEKVGLANKNLSRVMEDAGTVVNPLVPWSVCGIFITNVLGVSTVDYLPFAFFCLLSPILTILFGYMGKTLTRTT, encoded by the coding sequence ATGTTTCAAATAAAAGCGATTCATTCGCCAAAGATCTGGGAATCGGCACTGCTCGTATTCGGCATCGTGGCGATGATCAGTGTCAGTATAATAAAATTCGATTCCGTTCCCCATTTGCCAATTCTATTTTCGATTTTATTATTAATCGGATATGGACTTTTGAGGGGGATCTCTTTCCGTAAACTTGAGAAGGGATTGGTGGAAGGGGCTGGAGCCGGCATGGGGGCAGTCTTCCTCTTTTTCTTCATCGGCATTCTCATCAGCAGTTGGATGATGAGTGGAACGATTCCTTCATTGATTTACGCAGGGTTCCATTTAATAACCCCTACATTCTTTTTTGCAATCGTCTTCGCCGTCACAGCCATCGTCGGCATCTCGATCGGCAGTTCCTTGACAACAGTGGCAACGGTCGGCGTGGCGTTCATCGGAATGGCGAGTGTACTTGAACTGTCACTGCCGATTGCGGCGGGAGCTATCGTTTCAGGTGCGTTCTTTGGCGATAAAATGTCGCCGTTGTCGGACACGACGAACCTCGCGTCTTCGATAGTGGGGGTCGATCTGTTTGAGCATATCCGCAACATGGGGTGGACGACGGTGCCTGCATTCATCTTGTCATTTGTTTTGTTTGGAGTGATATCACCGGACGTGACGACAGGGGAGTTCGATAAGATTGCAATGTTCCAGGAAACGTTGCTGGAAACAGGGATGATCCATTGGTATACAGTCATTCCGCTCGTTGCTTTATTTATCTTGACGATTTTAAAGGTTCCTGCATTCCTTACATTGGCAATCAGCTCCGCAGTGGCGGTCGTACTTTCTTTTCTCCATCAAAGCATTGGATTTTCACAAGTGCTTGGAATCCTGTTTAGCGGATACGTCTCCACTACCGGAGTTGGGGACGTTGATGCCTTACTGACGCGAGGCGGCATGGAGAGCATGATGTTCACAGTTGCTCTCGTATTGCTCGCGTTAAGCATGGGCGGCTTGCTGTTCACGTTAGGGATTGTCCAAAGTTTGTTGGCGCAGGTTGAAATGCTGTTGAAGAAAGTGTCTTCTGTCATCATGGCATCCGCGATGACAGCGATCGGCATCAATGTATTGATCGGTGAACAGTATTTATCTATATTATTGACGGGGCAGGCGTTCCAAACACAATACGAGAAGGTCGGCCTGGCGAATAAAAACTTGAGCCGCGTCATGGAAGATGCGGGAACAGTTGTGAATCCACTCGTACCATGGAGTGTATGTGGGATTTTCATAACGAATGTATTAGGCGTTTCGACAGTCGACTATTTGCCTTTCGCATTCTTCTGCCTGTTATCGCCGATATTGACAATTCTATTCGGGTATATGGGGAAGACGTTGACACGCACGACATGA
- the crcB gene encoding fluoride efflux transporter CrcB, with protein sequence MTAAEAVVIGLGGFVGAVLRYFISTKMNKENRLPMGTLAVNLMGSFLIGLIFGLELPKLWTVFLASGVMGALTTFSTLLKELLQLWRSGHRREALLYSMWTFGFGAVLAYAGFTIGQLS encoded by the coding sequence ATGACAGCAGCTGAAGCGGTTGTCATCGGGCTAGGAGGATTTGTAGGGGCAGTTCTACGATATTTCATTTCGACAAAGATGAACAAAGAGAATAGACTTCCGATGGGGACATTAGCTGTCAATTTGATGGGCTCCTTTCTGATCGGTCTTATTTTCGGCTTGGAATTACCGAAGCTATGGACGGTCTTTCTGGCGTCGGGAGTGATGGGTGCTCTTACGACTTTTTCAACTCTACTAAAAGAATTGCTACAGTTATGGAGGAGCGGCCACAGAAGGGAAGCCTTGTTGTATAGCATGTGGACATTCGGATTTGGAGCCGTGTTAGCGTATGCAGGTTTTACCATCGGCCAATTATCGTAA
- a CDS encoding fluoride efflux transporter FluC → MKQALYVGIAGAIGAICRIGIGQLLEGSTDFPIKTLSVNLLGTFILCLLSAGVIHRLTTDERLQTSITTGFLGSFTTFSAFSMETVSLFQNGQLVLSILYFSSSIIGGLVVGIIGLRIGNRMVSV, encoded by the coding sequence ATGAAGCAGGCCCTTTATGTCGGAATTGCAGGAGCGATCGGAGCGATTTGCCGTATAGGGATCGGACAACTGCTTGAAGGGTCAACGGATTTTCCGATAAAGACGTTGTCAGTCAATTTGCTCGGAACATTCATCCTTTGTCTTCTTAGTGCAGGCGTCATTCACCGCCTCACCACTGATGAGCGACTTCAGACTTCGATAACGACTGGATTTTTAGGTTCCTTTACAACATTTTCCGCGTTCAGCATGGAAACGGTCAGCCTTTTTCAAAATGGACAATTGGTGCTATCCATCCTGTATTTCAGTAGCAGCATTATTGGAGGACTTGTCGTCGGAATCATCGGCTTACGAATTGGTAACAGGATGGTGAGTGTATGA
- a CDS encoding ATP-dependent helicase: MTDFFTRKKNELQIELNDIQKNAVLQTEGPLLLLACPGSGKTTTMIMRIGYLIEEKNVNPNRIKAITFSRASARDMTERFQRFFPQYPPVDFSTIHSLAFTITRTYLQKTGVAFELIEGGGKGKQVLTKTALLKRLYKEALREDGTEEEMASLSTFISYLKNRMIPFNEWDQVEAPFEKAGNIALNYEQFKSKTEGHLLLDFDDMLSIAEQALRMDEQLAEQFRSRYDYILTDESQDTSLVQHRIVEHLVAHHGNLCVVADDDQSIYTWRGADPAYLLNFKLVYPDAKLLRMEQNYRSSKEIVDTAAQFITRNKQRYIKEMRTENKESGPIVIKQFEDPKRLLEYVTYELLDEQNLEEVAILFRNNSSSTMYVNELHRRGIPFYMKDADDRFFSHWVVEDILNFMRLSFNTERKDIFAKVAMKMNLFISRDMLSKFMNQSTSGNVFEAFVQTVQLKGSQIEKLDTCIDVYKRIPDMRPVQIIRMIRYELEYEEALKSRAAKFGYRIDHLLGILDTLEGIASQVRTMVDFANRLKELEQAVQQAKFNPPENALTLSTFHSAKGLEFRRVFMIDLVKGIIPSEEDEMDLPMLEEARRLFYVGMTRAKERLELLSYREANGKSKEDSRFMNEVRGILMKPEERKLEKFKQPNLSTLPDPDGISDRTALSVGMHVTHRVFGRGVINGIGEENIRIQFGETEKQLLLETILSRRLLKEVEL; encoded by the coding sequence ATGACTGATTTTTTTACAAGAAAAAAGAATGAACTACAAATAGAACTAAACGATATACAAAAAAATGCCGTTTTGCAGACGGAAGGTCCGCTGCTGTTATTAGCATGTCCCGGATCGGGGAAAACAACAACAATGATCATGCGGATCGGCTATCTGATCGAGGAGAAGAATGTTAACCCGAATCGCATTAAAGCAATCACATTCAGCCGGGCATCAGCACGCGATATGACAGAGCGCTTTCAACGTTTTTTCCCGCAGTATCCTCCAGTTGATTTCTCGACCATTCATAGCCTCGCATTCACAATCACACGCACATACTTGCAAAAGACGGGCGTCGCATTCGAATTGATTGAAGGCGGCGGGAAAGGGAAACAGGTGCTCACAAAAACGGCTTTGCTGAAACGCCTCTACAAAGAAGCGCTTCGGGAAGACGGCACGGAAGAGGAAATGGCCTCGTTATCAACATTCATCAGTTATTTGAAAAACAGGATGATTCCTTTCAACGAGTGGGATCAAGTAGAGGCACCGTTTGAGAAGGCGGGCAACATCGCACTGAACTATGAACAATTCAAATCGAAGACGGAAGGGCATCTCCTCCTCGATTTTGATGATATGTTGTCCATCGCGGAACAGGCGCTGCGTATGGATGAACAACTTGCCGAACAGTTCCGCTCGCGATATGACTATATTTTGACAGATGAGAGCCAGGACACATCGCTCGTTCAACATCGGATAGTCGAACATCTCGTTGCGCACCACGGCAATCTTTGCGTCGTGGCGGATGACGATCAATCCATCTACACATGGCGCGGAGCGGATCCCGCTTATTTACTGAACTTTAAACTAGTATATCCGGATGCAAAATTGCTCAGGATGGAGCAGAATTACCGCTCCTCCAAAGAGATAGTTGATACGGCGGCCCAATTCATTACTCGCAATAAGCAAAGATATATAAAAGAGATGAGGACGGAAAATAAAGAGTCGGGACCGATTGTCATAAAGCAATTCGAAGACCCGAAACGGCTTCTGGAGTATGTCACATATGAATTATTGGATGAGCAGAATCTTGAGGAAGTCGCTATTTTATTCAGGAACAATTCTTCTTCCACTATGTATGTCAACGAACTGCATAGAAGGGGAATCCCTTTCTATATGAAAGATGCGGATGACCGATTCTTTTCCCATTGGGTTGTAGAAGATATTTTAAATTTCATGCGCCTCAGCTTCAATACGGAACGAAAGGATATCTTCGCAAAAGTCGCCATGAAAATGAACTTGTTCATTTCACGCGATATGTTGTCGAAGTTCATGAATCAATCGACATCTGGAAATGTTTTTGAGGCATTTGTCCAAACTGTCCAATTAAAAGGGAGTCAAATCGAAAAATTGGATACTTGCATTGATGTCTATAAACGGATCCCTGACATGCGTCCAGTTCAAATAATCCGGATGATCCGATATGAGCTCGAATATGAAGAAGCTTTAAAAAGCCGGGCAGCAAAATTCGGTTACCGGATCGATCATCTTCTAGGCATCCTTGATACACTCGAAGGAATCGCTTCACAAGTGCGAACAATGGTCGATTTCGCGAATCGTTTGAAGGAATTGGAACAAGCTGTCCAACAGGCAAAATTTAATCCCCCTGAAAATGCCTTGACGTTGTCTACATTTCATAGTGCCAAAGGATTGGAATTCAGGCGCGTATTCATGATTGATTTAGTGAAAGGGATCATTCCTTCTGAAGAGGATGAAATGGACCTGCCGATGCTAGAAGAGGCAAGACGATTATTTTATGTCGGGATGACACGTGCAAAGGAACGGTTGGAATTGCTTTCCTACAGGGAGGCGAACGGGAAATCTAAAGAGGATTCAAGATTTATGAATGAAGTGCGGGGGATCTTGATGAAGCCTGAAGAACGGAAATTGGAGAAATTCAAACAACCCAATTTGTCGACACTGCCCGATCCGGATGGCATCAGCGATAGAACTGCATTATCGGTAGGAATGCACGTCACGCATCGCGTGTTTGGCAGAGGGGTCATCAACGGAATCGGCGAGGAAAATATCCGTATTCAATTCGGAGAGACTGAAAAGCAGCTATTGCTGGAGACAATTTTATCTCGCCGTTTATTGAAAGAGGTTGAGCTATGA
- the lepB gene encoding signal peptidase I — MKKETTTEILSWIKAIVVACVLVFAIRHFLFSPVIVSGQSMEPTFESENRVIISKIHKLDHFDLVVFHAPGSQEDYIKRVIGLPGDTVVMKDDKLFINGIEYEENYIQENKERLFEDQKLTEDFEVTVPDGQLFVLGDNRRNSTDSRIIGCIDQDSVVGKVGFRFYPLNSIGIPK, encoded by the coding sequence ATGAAAAAAGAAACCACTACTGAAATCTTGTCTTGGATAAAAGCCATTGTAGTCGCTTGCGTACTCGTATTCGCGATCAGGCACTTCCTATTTTCACCGGTCATTGTATCCGGTCAATCGATGGAGCCGACATTCGAATCGGAAAACCGAGTCATCATTTCAAAAATCCACAAGCTAGATCATTTTGATTTGGTCGTCTTCCATGCACCGGGATCGCAAGAGGATTATATTAAACGGGTGATCGGCTTGCCGGGCGACACGGTTGTCATGAAGGACGACAAGCTCTTCATCAACGGAATAGAGTATGAAGAAAACTATATTCAAGAGAATAAGGAAAGACTTTTCGAGGATCAAAAATTAACGGAGGACTTTGAAGTTACCGTCCCGGATGGGCAGCTTTTTGTGTTGGGTGATAATCGCAGGAACAGCACTGATAGCCGCATAATTGGCTGTATCGATCAAGATTCTGTTGTCGGCAAGGTCGGCTTCAGATTTTATCCACTCAACTCAATCGGCATTCCAAAGTAA
- a CDS encoding histidine phosphatase family protein, protein MVVLTVIGFVRHGVTAWNKEGRAQGNSDVPLDDEGIEMAKSVADRLSKEQWDVIYTSHLIRAKKTAEIIAEQMPDVELVEDARLREFSGGLIEGTTEAERIEKWGKDWKEQDMGFEPHESIVSRGMESIMDIKNKHAGQRVLVVSHGGLIKRLLNELITDTNYETHLDNTSLTIVELNDDKNLCQLFNCTAHLQQKVES, encoded by the coding sequence GTGGTTGTTTTGACGGTTATCGGGTTTGTCAGGCACGGCGTTACGGCGTGGAATAAGGAAGGAAGAGCGCAAGGCAATTCGGACGTGCCTTTGGACGATGAAGGAATCGAAATGGCGAAGAGTGTGGCCGACAGATTGTCCAAGGAGCAGTGGGATGTCATTTACACAAGCCATTTAATCAGGGCAAAGAAGACGGCAGAAATTATTGCGGAACAAATGCCTGATGTTGAGCTTGTGGAGGATGCCCGATTACGTGAATTCAGCGGTGGGCTTATTGAAGGGACGACCGAGGCGGAGCGCATCGAGAAGTGGGGGAAGGATTGGAAAGAACAGGACATGGGCTTTGAACCGCATGAATCCATCGTTTCCCGCGGAATGGAATCCATTATGGACATCAAAAACAAGCATGCCGGCCAACGGGTCTTGGTCGTCAGCCATGGTGGATTAATCAAAAGGCTATTAAATGAGCTGATTACGGATACGAATTATGAAACACATCTGGACAACACCTCATTGACAATCGTCGAACTGAATGACGACAAAAATCTTTGCCAACTATTCAACTGCACCGCCCATTTGCAACAGAAGGTTGAGTCTTAA
- a CDS encoding alpha/beta hydrolase produces the protein MWKWEAEGQPKAVIVIVHNAYEHHRRYAWLIQKLRNGGFHVVTSDLPGHGSESGRRTHDEPFESYVDHVKKMIDIALEDNLPLFVLGHGLGATIVMHILQREKLECAGFVFSSPWLSLKHQPSKFSGVLTKLSSSMKLNHDITIELLTQNYDMYIEFQNDRDYSSAIVASWYRELHAMMKSIIYHEESIFDTPVLIHTGEHDKITDTSFAKRWLLNQHLSEFQYKEWKRLYHDLYQEPEREEVYLYIESFMNNVLRSLGYIV, from the coding sequence ATGTGGAAATGGGAAGCGGAAGGACAGCCGAAAGCAGTGATTGTGATTGTCCATAATGCTTACGAACATCATCGTAGGTATGCGTGGCTCATTCAAAAGCTGCGGAACGGCGGTTTCCATGTCGTAACAAGCGACTTGCCGGGGCATGGTTCTGAAAGCGGAAGAAGAACCCATGATGAACCGTTCGAGTCGTATGTGGACCATGTGAAGAAAATGATCGACATTGCGCTAGAGGATAACTTGCCGTTATTCGTGCTTGGCCACGGACTTGGCGCCACGATTGTCATGCATATCCTGCAACGTGAAAAGCTGGAGTGCGCAGGCTTTGTGTTCAGCTCCCCTTGGCTCTCCTTGAAGCACCAACCCTCCAAGTTTTCAGGAGTGCTGACGAAGCTTTCAAGTTCCATGAAATTGAATCATGACATTACAATTGAATTACTGACGCAGAACTATGACATGTACATAGAGTTCCAGAACGATCGGGATTATAGCTCCGCGATCGTCGCGTCTTGGTATCGTGAGCTGCATGCTATGATGAAATCGATCATATATCATGAAGAAAGTATATTCGATACACCTGTCCTGATTCACACGGGAGAACATGATAAAATCACTGATACTTCATTTGCAAAAAGATGGTTGTTGAACCAGCATCTATCGGAATTTCAATACAAGGAATGGAAAAGGCTGTACCATGATCTTTATCAAGAGCCTGAGAGGGAGGAAGTATATTTGTACATTGAATCATTCATGAATAATGTCCTTCGCTCACTCGGCTATATTGTATAA
- a CDS encoding gamma carbonic anhydrase, with translation MIYSYNGKTPQIDPSVYVADYVTITGDVTIGADSSIWFNTVIRGDVAPTIIGERVSIQDLSCLHQSPGKTLVIEDDVTVGHKALLHSCVVRKGALIGMGSIILDGAEIGEGAFIGAGSLVPPGKKIPPGCLALGSPAKVVRELNDEDRADMDRILNSYVEKGQVYKEMEK, from the coding sequence ATGATTTATTCATACAACGGAAAGACGCCGCAAATCGATCCATCTGTCTATGTCGCGGATTATGTGACGATTACGGGCGATGTAACAATCGGGGCAGACAGTTCCATCTGGTTCAATACCGTCATTAGGGGAGATGTCGCCCCGACGATAATCGGTGAACGGGTCAGCATCCAAGATTTAAGCTGTTTGCATCAAAGCCCTGGAAAGACGTTAGTAATTGAGGACGACGTGACAGTTGGCCATAAGGCACTCTTACATAGTTGTGTTGTACGTAAAGGTGCGCTCATCGGAATGGGCTCGATCATTTTGGATGGTGCGGAAATCGGTGAGGGAGCGTTCATCGGCGCGGGCAGCCTTGTCCCGCCCGGTAAGAAAATTCCGCCTGGCTGCCTCGCTCTCGGTTCACCCGCAAAAGTGGTCCGCGAGTTGAATGACGAGGACCGTGCAGATATGGATCGTATCTTGAACAGCTATGTTGAAAAAGGACAGGTTTATAAGGAAATGGAGAAATAA
- the metK gene encoding methionine adenosyltransferase — protein MTNRRLFTSESVTEGHPDKMCDQISDAILDAILEEDPNARVACETTITTGLVLVIGEITTTTYVDIPKVVRDTVKEIGYTRAKFGFDWETSSVLTSIDEQSPDIAASVDQALEAREGTMSDEELEAIGAGDQGLMFGYACNETPELMPMPISLSHKLSRRLAEVRKDDTLDYLRPDGKTQVTVEYDEDNKPVRIDTIVISTQHHPDITLEQIQNDIKEHVIYPVVPSELLDEETKYFINPSGRFVIGGPQGDAGLTGRKIIVDTYGGYARHGGGAFSGKDATKVDRSASYAARYVAKNIVAAGLADRCEVQLAYAIGVAKPVSISIDTFGTGKVEESKLVEIVRELFDLRPAGIIKMLDLRRPIYKQTAAYGHFGRTDVELPWEQTDKAAELIEKAGMTV, from the coding sequence ATGACAAATCGCCGATTATTCACTTCTGAATCGGTAACAGAAGGACATCCGGACAAAATGTGCGATCAGATTTCCGACGCTATTTTGGATGCCATTTTAGAGGAAGACCCGAATGCACGCGTAGCCTGTGAAACGACAATCACAACAGGACTCGTACTCGTCATCGGGGAAATCACGACAACAACGTATGTAGACATCCCGAAAGTCGTACGGGATACAGTGAAGGAAATCGGCTATACACGCGCGAAATTCGGCTTCGACTGGGAGACGTCATCCGTATTGACATCCATCGATGAACAGTCCCCAGATATCGCTGCGAGTGTCGACCAGGCACTGGAAGCACGCGAAGGGACAATGAGTGATGAAGAGCTTGAGGCGATCGGAGCGGGTGACCAAGGGCTTATGTTCGGTTACGCTTGCAATGAAACACCTGAGTTAATGCCGATGCCAATTAGCTTATCCCATAAGCTTTCACGCAGACTTGCTGAAGTAAGGAAAGACGACACACTTGACTATTTGCGTCCTGACGGAAAAACACAAGTTACGGTGGAATACGATGAGGATAATAAACCGGTACGGATTGACACCATTGTCATTTCCACTCAACACCATCCTGATATCACTTTGGAGCAAATTCAAAATGACATAAAGGAACATGTAATTTATCCGGTCGTTCCTTCCGAGCTATTGGATGAAGAGACAAAATACTTCATCAACCCATCTGGCCGTTTCGTTATCGGAGGTCCACAAGGGGATGCCGGCTTGACGGGTAGAAAGATTATCGTCGATACATACGGCGGCTATGCGCGTCATGGCGGCGGTGCGTTTTCCGGTAAAGATGCGACAAAAGTCGACCGGTCGGCATCATACGCTGCACGTTATGTAGCGAAGAACATCGTTGCTGCTGGTCTCGCAGATCGTTGTGAAGTCCAGCTTGCATATGCAATCGGTGTTGCAAAACCGGTATCGATTTCTATCGATACATTCGGAACAGGCAAAGTCGAGGAAAGCAAGCTTGTGGAAATTGTGCGCGAGCTGTTCGATCTACGCCCGGCAGGCATTATTAAGATGCTCGACCTGCGCCGTCCAATTTATAAGCAGACTGCGGCATACGGACATTTCGGACGTACCGACGTTGAACTCCCTTGGGAGCAGACGGACAAAGCAGCTGAATTGATTGAAAAAGCTGGAATGACTGTTTAA
- the pckA gene encoding phosphoenolpyruvate carboxykinase (ATP) has protein sequence MISAKIENGLHELLSGNNVNIQPSVAELVEKATSRGEAKLSADGALTAETGKYTGRSPQDKYIVEEDSSKDKIDWGKVNRPISSEIFDSLYNKVLTHLKAKEELFVFKGFAGADKNSQLSIQVINEFAWQNLFVHNLFIRPTAEELKTHEAQFTVIAAPTFKADPKVDGTKSETFIIVSLEKRIVLIGGTEYAGEMKKSIFSVMNYLLPERGILPMHCSANVGEEGDVALFFGLSGTGKTTLSADADRKLIGDDEHGWSENGVFNIEGGCYAKTINLSQEKEPEIYGAIRFGSVLENVVLDEKTRKPDYDNNSLTENTRAAYPIHYIDNIAVPSAAGHPKTIIFLTADAFGVLPPISKLTKEQAMYHFLSGFTSKLAGTERGVTSPEATFSTCFGAPFLPLPATVYAEMLGKKIDEHDAQVFLVNTGWTGGVYGVGQRMALKHTRTMVRAALAGELNNTEFEKNAIFGLSMPKVIAGVPTEVLNPRNAWSDPAAYDQKAKELADLFRENFTKFGHVSEDIIQKGGPIA, from the coding sequence ATGATTTCAGCTAAAATTGAAAACGGATTACACGAGTTACTTTCAGGCAACAACGTAAACATACAGCCTTCAGTGGCGGAACTGGTTGAAAAAGCTACTTCCCGTGGAGAAGCGAAACTTTCCGCAGACGGCGCCCTTACTGCCGAGACAGGAAAGTATACTGGTCGTTCTCCTCAGGACAAATACATTGTCGAAGAAGACTCTTCAAAAGACAAAATCGACTGGGGCAAAGTGAACCGACCGATTTCATCTGAGATCTTTGATTCATTATATAATAAAGTTCTTACCCACTTAAAAGCGAAGGAAGAACTCTTCGTATTCAAAGGCTTTGCAGGAGCTGATAAAAACTCTCAGCTATCCATCCAAGTCATTAACGAATTTGCATGGCAAAACCTATTTGTCCATAATCTCTTCATCCGCCCTACTGCAGAAGAGTTGAAAACGCATGAAGCACAATTCACAGTTATTGCTGCTCCGACGTTCAAGGCTGATCCTAAAGTGGACGGAACGAAATCAGAAACCTTCATCATTGTATCACTTGAAAAGCGCATTGTGTTGATCGGCGGTACGGAATATGCAGGAGAAATGAAAAAATCCATTTTCTCCGTCATGAACTACTTGCTTCCTGAGCGAGGAATTCTTCCAATGCACTGCTCAGCTAACGTTGGTGAAGAAGGGGATGTCGCTTTGTTCTTCGGCCTTTCCGGCACAGGAAAAACGACGCTTTCGGCAGATGCTGACCGGAAGCTGATCGGTGATGACGAGCACGGCTGGTCCGAAAACGGTGTATTCAACATCGAAGGCGGCTGCTATGCAAAAACGATCAATCTTTCACAAGAGAAAGAACCTGAAATTTACGGAGCGATCCGTTTCGGTTCGGTCTTGGAAAACGTCGTTTTGGATGAAAAGACGCGCAAGCCAGATTATGATAATAATTCATTGACTGAAAACACGCGTGCAGCATATCCAATTCATTATATCGACAACATCGCAGTGCCTTCGGCGGCGGGACATCCAAAAACAATCATCTTCTTGACTGCGGATGCATTCGGGGTATTGCCTCCAATCTCTAAATTGACGAAGGAACAAGCGATGTATCACTTCCTTAGCGGCTTCACTTCGAAGCTTGCAGGAACTGAACGCGGCGTCACTTCACCGGAAGCAACGTTCTCTACATGCTTTGGTGCTCCTTTCCTTCCATTGCCTGCAACGGTTTACGCAGAAATGCTAGGGAAGAAAATCGACGAACATGATGCACAAGTATTCCTCGTCAACACAGGTTGGACTGGCGGAGTTTACGGCGTAGGTCAGCGTATGGCATTGAAGCATACCCGCACTATGGTCCGCGCAGCGCTTGCTGGCGAATTGAACAATACAGAATTCGAGAAAAATGCTATTTTCGGTCTTTCAATGCCAAAAGTTATTGCCGGTGTACCGACTGAAGTGTTGAACCCTCGCAATGCATGGAGCGATCCAGCGGCTTATGATCAAAAAGCGAAAGAACTGGCAGACCTCTTCCGCGAAAACTTCACGAAATTCGGTCATGTTTCTGAAGATATTATTCAAAAAGGCGGTCCAATCGCCTAA